The following are encoded in a window of Rubellicoccus peritrichatus genomic DNA:
- a CDS encoding aspartate aminotransferase family protein produces the protein MFDLKEIVTARQGENYGLHEAHVNRTLVKVLQTIGFDKVYARAEGAYLYDMDGQDYLDFLSGYGVYNVGRNHPVIRKAIEDVLEMDLPNMVQMDCALMSGLLAEKIVEMTPPHLEAVFFCNSGTEAVEGALKFARGATGRKRILTLSGSYHGLTYGALSATNNGNFQEGFGPFLPGMEAIPFNDLSALEHELSKGDVAALMAEPIQGKGVNIPAEHFLSTAQDLCRRHGALFIMDEVQTGLSRTGKTFGFEHWNLEPDIITMAKALSGGYVPCGAVVTRRSIHQGVFSRLDRCVVHSTTFGRNNLAMACGLATLHLLKEEKINENSEKAGNALMTGLRKLQDKHELIKEVRGKGCMIAIEFHQPKALKLKMAWKAIHAVDKGLFPQMIVSTLLSKHRILSHVAGHNLDIVKILPPLIIGDKEVSRFVNAFDDVLTDCQRFPGPLWEFGANLVKTAIKQKKPELKPVEA, from the coding sequence ATGTTCGACCTTAAAGAAATCGTAACGGCTCGTCAGGGCGAGAATTACGGGCTGCACGAAGCCCACGTCAACCGGACGTTGGTTAAGGTTTTGCAGACGATTGGCTTTGATAAGGTCTACGCCCGGGCCGAAGGTGCATATCTCTACGATATGGATGGCCAGGACTATCTGGATTTTCTGAGTGGCTATGGTGTTTACAATGTCGGGCGTAACCACCCGGTGATCCGCAAGGCGATCGAAGATGTGCTGGAGATGGATCTGCCGAACATGGTCCAGATGGACTGCGCTCTGATGAGTGGTTTGTTGGCAGAGAAGATCGTGGAAATGACTCCTCCGCATCTAGAAGCCGTTTTCTTTTGCAATTCTGGGACAGAAGCAGTCGAGGGAGCGCTGAAGTTTGCCCGTGGCGCGACAGGTCGTAAGCGAATATTGACTCTATCTGGCAGTTATCATGGCTTAACCTACGGTGCGCTTTCTGCGACGAACAACGGCAATTTTCAAGAAGGCTTTGGTCCGTTTCTCCCAGGGATGGAGGCGATTCCTTTTAATGACTTATCTGCTCTTGAGCATGAGTTGAGCAAAGGTGATGTCGCAGCCTTGATGGCGGAGCCGATTCAAGGTAAGGGAGTCAACATTCCAGCTGAGCACTTTCTTTCCACGGCTCAGGATCTTTGCCGTCGGCATGGTGCGCTCTTTATCATGGATGAAGTCCAGACCGGGCTGTCACGCACTGGTAAAACTTTTGGGTTCGAACATTGGAATCTGGAGCCGGACATTATCACCATGGCCAAGGCTTTGAGTGGTGGTTATGTGCCTTGTGGTGCAGTTGTGACGCGTCGCAGCATTCATCAGGGCGTCTTTTCCCGGCTCGATCGTTGTGTGGTTCATTCCACAACCTTTGGCCGGAATAATCTGGCTATGGCCTGTGGTCTTGCGACGCTCCATCTGCTCAAGGAGGAGAAGATCAACGAAAACAGTGAAAAGGCCGGCAATGCATTGATGACGGGCTTGCGCAAGTTGCAGGATAAGCACGAATTGATCAAAGAAGTGCGTGGTAAAGGCTGCATGATCGCAATCGAATTCCACCAGCCGAAAGCGCTCAAACTGAAGATGGCCTGGAAGGCAATTCATGCTGTTGATAAAGGGCTCTTTCCGCAAATGATCGTCAGCACCTTGCTTTCCAAGCATCGTATACTGAGCCATGTTGCCGGGCATAATCTGGATATCGTTAAGATTCTACCGCCACTCATCATCGGTGATAAGGAAGTCTCGAGATTTGTGAACGCCTTCGATGATGTGCTCACTGATTGCCAGCGCTTCCCCGGGCCTCTTTGGGAGTTTGGCGCAAATCTGGTAAAGACTGCGATCAAGCAGAAGAAGCCTGAGCTGAAGCCGGTTGAAGCTTAA
- a CDS encoding glycoside hydrolase family 2 protein, whose protein sequence is MKPFPHYSKRQVDELDGLWDFAFFEGESLLDVEVANICFKKRTPVPAAFDTLPDQRAKRGTAAYRRILQIAPNSRSLLEFGAVSFTCRILIDGVCLKEHFCGYSPFEVELPVSDKRERELIVLADNRFDFERTPMHEAFFDFYQFGGIIRQVFLHHLPGNAIMDVHVDVQDLGNRLVKVAGRLDGQGVQDKEITITSLDINAESATAIADESGCFETTLSLGDAELWSPDSPALYCLHLCCGEDDMIVRFGFREVKTEGCKLLLNGEPVRLLGYNRHEYFPNYGPSTPYSQMVADIQILKDTGCNFVRGSHYPQDQHFLDLCDELGMLVWEEALGWGQREKQLTDKRFQEHHRVSLEEMVARSYNHPSIIIWGFLNEASSDEEFARPIFEESISYLRSAGGNRLVSYASMFPDKDLYFGLCDVVSINMYPGWYGCEDHPDPLSLIVPHIRAQIEKLAAAGLDDRPFLISEIGCEGLRGWHDEQRDFHSEEYQHDYLKLVCEEAVANQNLLGVCLWHFSDAKTYAGGRALMRPRAFNNKGTFDEYRRPKLGRDAVRSAFIKSQS, encoded by the coding sequence ATGAAACCATTTCCTCATTACTCTAAACGCCAGGTCGACGAGCTTGATGGCCTTTGGGATTTTGCCTTCTTTGAAGGAGAATCCCTGCTGGATGTCGAAGTAGCCAACATATGTTTTAAGAAGCGTACCCCAGTACCAGCTGCTTTCGATACGCTACCGGATCAACGTGCAAAACGTGGCACCGCTGCCTACCGCAGAATACTGCAAATTGCGCCCAACAGCCGCTCGCTGTTAGAGTTCGGAGCTGTCAGCTTTACCTGTCGAATCCTTATTGACGGCGTTTGCCTGAAGGAGCATTTCTGCGGCTATTCCCCTTTTGAAGTTGAGCTTCCTGTCTCGGATAAAAGGGAAAGGGAACTGATAGTGCTGGCTGATAATCGATTTGATTTTGAGAGGACGCCAATGCACGAAGCATTTTTCGATTTCTATCAGTTTGGTGGCATTATTCGTCAGGTCTTTTTGCATCATCTTCCCGGCAATGCGATTATGGATGTCCATGTGGATGTTCAGGATTTAGGAAATCGTCTGGTTAAAGTCGCTGGGCGATTGGATGGTCAAGGTGTCCAAGACAAAGAGATCACTATTACTTCGTTGGATATCAATGCCGAATCTGCAACGGCCATAGCCGATGAAAGTGGATGCTTTGAAACGACACTTTCACTTGGTGATGCTGAACTATGGAGTCCGGATTCGCCTGCGCTCTATTGCCTGCATTTATGCTGTGGCGAGGATGACATGATCGTGCGCTTTGGTTTTCGCGAAGTTAAAACAGAAGGATGCAAGTTACTTTTAAATGGAGAACCGGTCAGGCTTTTGGGATATAATCGGCATGAGTATTTTCCAAATTACGGCCCGTCTACTCCGTATTCGCAAATGGTTGCTGATATCCAGATACTCAAGGATACGGGATGCAACTTCGTTCGTGGTTCTCATTATCCGCAAGACCAACATTTTTTGGACTTATGCGATGAACTCGGAATGCTCGTCTGGGAGGAAGCACTAGGCTGGGGGCAGCGTGAGAAGCAGTTAACCGACAAACGCTTTCAGGAGCATCATCGTGTCTCCCTTGAGGAAATGGTGGCAAGGAGCTACAACCATCCATCGATTATTATCTGGGGCTTTCTCAATGAAGCCTCATCGGATGAGGAGTTTGCGCGTCCTATTTTCGAAGAGTCAATCAGCTATCTCCGTTCCGCTGGTGGCAATCGCCTGGTGAGCTACGCATCGATGTTCCCGGATAAGGATTTATACTTTGGCCTCTGCGATGTCGTGAGTATTAATATGTATCCAGGCTGGTATGGCTGCGAAGATCATCCTGATCCGCTATCGCTTATCGTGCCTCATATCCGTGCGCAGATTGAAAAGCTCGCCGCCGCTGGCCTTGACGATCGGCCATTCCTAATCAGTGAAATTGGCTGTGAAGGGCTTCGAGGATGGCATGATGAGCAGCGTGATTTTCACTCTGAGGAATATCAGCATGATTACCTCAAACTTGTTTGCGAGGAAGCGGTGGCCAATCAGAATCTGCTTGGTGTTTGTCTCTGGCATTTCAGTGATGCGAAAACCTATGCTGGTGGCCGAGCTTTGATGCGTCCAAGAGCAT
- the ispH gene encoding 4-hydroxy-3-methylbut-2-enyl diphosphate reductase: MEVLRAKSAGFCWGVERAIDIASKFASEGKRPVYTDGPLIHNKQMMERLEATGIQEVGDYQSATEVVVSDEDRENGVLVVRAHGISPERRQYLKNLGMDFKDATCPDVGIIAGKIKMHSRKGYSTVIFGDPKHPEVMGLMGYTADNGHVVKNEEDIRNLPELGDKVCMVSQSTMFTDEFWRLSEILKERFPEAIVFDTICGATKERQSDIHVLKDGGAEAIVVVGGRHSANTRKLAALVEKEKLPAYHVETAAELDFEHIKSRYTKVGVTAGASTPEFVIQEIVEKLKAI; encoded by the coding sequence ATGGAAGTTCTTAGAGCTAAAAGTGCGGGTTTCTGCTGGGGAGTAGAGCGCGCAATCGACATTGCTTCGAAATTTGCGTCGGAGGGTAAACGTCCTGTCTATACAGACGGCCCCCTTATCCACAACAAGCAGATGATGGAAAGGCTCGAAGCCACTGGTATTCAAGAGGTTGGTGACTATCAGAGTGCGACAGAAGTCGTTGTCAGCGATGAAGATCGCGAGAACGGTGTCCTTGTGGTCCGTGCACATGGTATTTCGCCGGAGCGCCGCCAGTATTTGAAGAACCTAGGGATGGATTTCAAGGATGCGACTTGTCCGGACGTAGGTATTATCGCGGGGAAGATCAAAATGCATTCCCGCAAAGGCTATAGCACAGTTATTTTTGGAGACCCAAAGCATCCTGAAGTGATGGGCTTGATGGGCTATACAGCTGACAATGGCCATGTGGTGAAAAACGAAGAGGACATTCGTAATCTTCCTGAGTTGGGAGACAAGGTCTGCATGGTTTCTCAGTCGACCATGTTTACGGATGAATTCTGGAGACTTTCTGAAATCCTTAAGGAGCGTTTTCCGGAAGCGATTGTTTTTGACACGATTTGTGGCGCCACCAAAGAGCGCCAAAGTGATATCCACGTCTTGAAAGACGGTGGAGCCGAGGCGATTGTCGTTGTTGGAGGTCGTCATTCAGCCAACACCCGTAAGCTCGCAGCACTGGTTGAAAAAGAAAAGCTGCCTGCTTACCATGTTGAGACTGCTGCAGAGCTGGATTTCGAGCACATCAAATCCCGTTACACGAAGGTTGGGGTGACGGCAGGTGCTTCAACTCCAGAATTTGTTATCCAGGAGATTGTCGAAAAGCTGAAAGCAATCTAA